In Toxoplasma gondii ME49 chromosome X, whole genome shotgun sequence, a single genomic region encodes these proteins:
- a CDS encoding hypothetical protein (encoded by transcript TGME49_225370), which translates to MAIDTGALATQLERLKELQETHLSPSQLRPSGLSQASPIPISGSPVPQHADQRFGGLPPWFASRPPPAHPFLLTYAPCFSASSALSTRLSFLPLSLSHQSSPLLHGNALASWNSGQGSAPANASPSLPSAFLSLNCPADAGSNPLHFPASSPRPTSLMFASRPPIAVSSVSSTSSRPGPFFLSTSSVPVSSSSSSSSLSASPLLRHSLLPRPSSLLPLSLPLSACSSGSQPSFPLPSSSSRPLSSCSTASLHSSFCQPLASSLPVPEVCVAGRYPESFCATRPSARPDLATSSLPASPSSCSPACRSSLSPSEREASKLPSLFSLPPHSSPLLLSSQGSTFSQVAEQTLPSSSALLSCSQCFDGSKQQSQNLSCSSSRRPSPSSRPSTIASSCSSTFSCSLSSSPSSPVFTSSSLSASPPLSSPSSASSYTLSIPSRSPLLSSSSSSSSSNSFPFADFAPSSSASSSSSLCPSSSSSSSVLEPLSGLSRRGGLSRRGRPPLSHLFASRYASPFPVSSSSPPPKSPLAVDCSSASAAAGLLSASEPPGMERSRATAANGDTREEERRRKKRRTEDALAAFPEEGGDEESLSPNEEGNGSRGKRGEWRNPSSPSFLRWHNLLDLNPRTTNNFADRNRNKKRSCSSDRSLAALSVSTTQVAHGPAGRNEGGDSMPSGRTHEDPPTSVHAQDRESLEAEIGDSENTSEKRGLLLPFSTLAILLRELVKQRALDCKNKAARDQRGTESSDAASANIPNSSYCSYSPSSEICQPVLQRNDNCGQASPFVHSVDPPGCAWQERRARSAAGSCLDFPSKKPLAEARCTYTRNEAVWARVASATGLSESECFRAWRASVTEARFIGEEKEKSRICRCAMLLLLRSLLRKSLSCVLCLATVPLACCTFLPNSVLFAPLQGRT; encoded by the exons ATGGCCATCGATACGGGGGCTCTCGCGACACAACTGGAGCGTCTTAAAGAGCTTCAGGAAACGcacctttctccttctcaacTCCGACCGTCTGGCCTCTCGCAGGCCTCCCCGATCCCCATCTCTGGGAGCCCCGTTCCCCAGCATGCGGATCAGCGTTTTGGTGGACTCCCACCGTGGTTCGCTTCGCGTCCGCCTCCGGCTCacccttttcttctcacttACGCGCCttgcttttctgcttcttcagcacTTTCTACGAgactctcttttctccctttgtctctctctcatcaGAGCTCTCCTCTTTTACACGGAAACGCCCTCGCTTCTTGGAATTCTGGGCAAGGCAGCGCTCCTGCGAATGCTTCCCCTTCCCTGCCttctgcgttcctctctctaaATTGCCCGGCTGACGCCGGATCCAATCCGTTGCACTTTCCTGCGTCCTCCCCCCGCCCCACTTCCCTCATGTTTGCCTCTCGGCCACCAATagctgtttcttctgtctcctctacATCGTCTCGCCCTgggcctttttttctctcgacctcttctgtccccgtttcttcttcttcttcgtcttcttctctctctgcctctcctctccttcgacattcccttctccctcgtccctcttctctcctcccgctgtccctgcctctctctgcttgttcgTCTGGAAGTCAGCCCTCGTTTCCTTTaccttcctcctcctctcgcccCCTTTCGTCTTGTTCCACAGCTAGTCTCCATTCGTCGTTCTGTCagcctctcgcgtcctcgctCCCAGTCCCTGAAGTTTGCGTAGCAGGGAGATATCCCGAGTCGTTCTGCGCGACTCGCCCCTCTGCGCGACCTGATCTGGCAacgtcgtctctccctgcttcaccttcttcgtgCTCTCCTGCTTGTCGTTCTagcctctcgccttctgaaAGAGAGGCTTCGAAGCTGCcttcgttgttttctctgcctccccaTTCCTCacctctgctgctctcttctcaaGGCTCAACATTCTCGCAGGTTGCCGAACAaactcttccttcttcatctgcacTCTTGTCGTGTTCTCAATGCTTCGATGGTAGCAAACAACAGTCACAGAAtctttcttgttcctcttctcgtaGGCCGTCTCCATCGTCCCGTCCTTCAACTATTGCTTCCTCTTGTTCATCTACCTTTTCCTGTTCACTTTCCTCGtcaccttcctctccagtTTTCACATCTTCGTcactttctgcttctccgcctctatcctctccttcttccgcctcttcttaCACTCTCTCcattccttctcgttctcccttgctgtcttcctcctcgtcctcatCGTCTTCCAATTCTTTCCCATTTGCAGATTTTGCACCATcttcatctgcttcttcatcttcttcactgtgtccttcttcctcttcttcgtcttcggttCTGGAGCCGCTCTCTGGCCTGTCGCGAAGAGGCGGCTTGAGTCGAAGAGGACGACCGCCACTGAGTCACCTTTTTGCTTCTCGGTACGCAAGTCCTtttccggtttcttcttcgtcgccccCCCCTAAGTCTCCCCTCGCTGTTGActgctcctctgcctcggccGCTGCCGGTCTTCTGTCAGCCTCTGAACCACCGGGAAtggagagaagtcgagcCACTGCGGCCaatggagacacacgcgaagaagagagacggcgaaaaaaaagaagaacagaagacgcTTTAGCTGCATTCCCGGAGGAgggcggagacgaagagtcgTTGTCCccgaacgaagaaggaaatggTTCCCGGGGTAAAAGAGGCGAATGGAGAAATCCGTCGTCCCCGTCCTTCCTGCGATGGCACAATCTATTGGACCTCAATCCGCGTACTACGAACAACTTCGCAGACAGGaacagaaacaagaaacgcTCCTGCTCTTCTGACCGCTCTCTTGCGGCCTTGAGTGTCTCTACAACACAGGTGGCTCACGGGCCTGcaggcagaaacgaaggaggcgaTTCGATGCCGAGCGGACGAACCCACGAAGACCCTCCCACgtccgtgcatgcgcaggacAGGGAGAGTTTGGAAGCAGAAATCGGAGACTCAGAAAACACCTCAGAGAAAAGgggccttcttcttcctttttcgacACTGGCGATTCTCCTGAGGGAGCTAGTGAAGCAGAGAGCTCTCGACTGCAAAAACAAAGCTGCGAGGGATCAAAGAGGCACTGAATCGAGCGATGCGGCTTCTGCGAATATCCCTAACAGTTCATATTGCTCTTattctccttcttcggagATCTGTCAGCCGGTCctccagagaaacgacaATTGCGGGCAAGCGAGCCCTTTCGTGCACTCAGTTGATCCTCCCGGTTGCGCCtggcaggagagaagggcaagAAGCGCGGCCGGCAGTTGTCTAGACTTCCCCTCGAAGAAGCCACTTGCGGAggccaggtgtacatacacccgaaaCGAAGCAGTTTGGGCACGCGTCGCCTCAGCCACCGGCCTCTCCGAAAGTGAATGTTTTCGAGCCTGGCGAGCGAGCGTCACGGAGGCGCGTTTCATTggtgaggaaaaggaaaaaagccGGATTTGCCGATGCGCGATGCTTCTGCTCCTTAGGTCGCTTCTCCGAAAAAGTCTTTCTTGTGTTTTGTGTTTGGCCACG GTTCCCTTGGCGTGCTGTACGTTCCTCCCTAACTCTGTCCTCTTCGCACCCCTTCAGGGGCGCACCTAG